From one Rosa rugosa chromosome 4, drRosRugo1.1, whole genome shotgun sequence genomic stretch:
- the LOC133741900 gene encoding putative clathrin assembly protein At1g03050: MASSKFRRALGAVKDQTSIGLAKVGSSNSLADLDVAIVKATRHEEWPTEEKYIREILSLTCYSRAYISACVNTISRRLNKTKNWIVALKTLMLIQRLLSEGDPAYEQEIFFSTRRGTRFLNMSDFRDTSGSNTWDYSAFVRTYALYLDERLEFRMQSRRGKRSVFGIDEEEDSDPNQQAGTRTTPVHEMRHDKLFSRMQHLQQLLERFLATRPTGEAKNNRVIIVALYPLVKESFQIYYDITEIMGLFIDRFMDLEVPDGVKVYEVFVRIGKQFDELDVFYSWCKNVGIARASEYPEVERITPKKLEVMDDYIRDKSALAQGRKVIMALEPRGESPVSEESKEEPDMNSIKALPPPEDFVEAPVEEEKEEEPIVEKEEPKKQDVGDLLNLGEDAGSSEEKGDKLALALFNGAEGSATSTAGPQPWEAFSEEADWETALVQSATHLPNQKASLGGGFDLLVLDGMYQQGQVTAAMAGPGYGTSGSASSVALGSAGTPAMLALPAPPTQSDDNGDRSMVVGTTQVDPFAASMVVPPPSYVQMSDLEKKQKLLVEEQLMWHQYARDGMQGHIGLTKLQHNPHYQPNMGGYTHTY, from the exons ATGGCTTCAAGCAAATTCAGAAGAGCCTTGGGTGCCGTGAAGGACCAAACTAGCATTGGCCTTGCCAAAGTTGGCAGCAGCAATTCTCTAGCGGATCTAGACGTCGCCATTGTAAAGGCTACGAGGCATGAAGAATGGCCAACCGAAGAGAAATACATCAGAGAGATTCTTAGCTTGACATGCTACTCACGCGCATACATCAGTGCCTGTGTCAACACCATCTCCAGGCGCCTCAACAAGACCAAGAACTGGATTGTCGCCCTCAAAACCCTCATGTTGATCCAACGGCTGCTATCCGAGGGTGATCCTGCGTATGAACAAGAGATATTCTTCTCCACGAGGCGCGGGACTCGGTTTCTCAACATGTCCGATTTTAGGGATACTTCGGGCTCCAATACATGGGACTACTCTGCGTTTGTGCGCACATATGCATTGTACCTCGACGAACGGCTGGAGTTTCGAATGCAAAGCCGGCGTGGGAAACGCAGTGTGTTCGGAATAGATGAGGAGGAGGATTCGGATCCAAACCAGCAAGCGGGTACTAGGACCACACCTGTGCATGAGATGAGGCACGATAAGTTGTTCTCAAGGATGCAACATTTGCAGCAGCTCCTTGAGCGATTTCTAGCGACACGTCCAACAG GTGAAGCAAAGAACAACAGGGTTATAATAGTGGCTCTTTACCCGCTAGTGAAAGAGAGTTTCCAGATATATTACGACATAACAGAGATAATGGGACTCTTTATCGACCGCTTCATGGACCTGGAGGTCCCCGACGGTGTCAAAGTATACGAAGTATTCGTTCGCATCGGAAAGCAATTCGACGAGCTGGACGTGTTCTACAGCTGGTGTAAGAACGTCGGCATTGCACGCGCCTCCGAGTACCCGGAAGTCGAGAGAATCACACCGAAGAAGCTCGAAGTGATGGACGATTACATTCGAGACAAGTCGGCTTTGGCGCAAGGCCGGAAAGTAATTATGGCACTAGAGCCAAGAGGTGAATCCCCTGTGTCGGAGGAGTCCAAAGAAGAACCGGATATGAACTCCATTAAAGCCCTTCCACCGCCAGAAGACTTCGTGGAGGCTCCGGtggaggaagagaaggaagaggaaCCGATTGTCGAGAAAGAGGAACCCAAAAAACAAGACGTGGGTGATTTGTTGAACTTGGGAGAAGACGCCGGCTCCAGTGAAGAGAAAGGTGACAAATTAGCGTTGGCATTATTCAATGGAGCGGAGGGTTCCGCAACCTCCACCGCGGGTCCGCAACCGTGGGAAGCGTTTTCAGAGGAAGCGGATTGGGAAACGGCTCTTGTCCAATCTGCAACCCACTTGCCAAACCAGAAGGCTTCTCTCGGGGGAGGATTCGACTTGTTGGTGCTGGATGGAATGTACCAACAAGGACAAGTTACGGCGGCGATGGCTGGCCCCGGTTATGGAACCAGCGGTAGTGCAAGTAGCGTTGCATTGGGCTCTGCAGGAACCCCGGCCATGCTAGCATTGCCTGCGCCACCAACACAGTCGGATGATAATGGTGATAGGTCTATGGTAGTTGGAACAACGCAGGTGGACCCATTTGCAGCCTCGATGGTGGTGCCGCCGCCGTCGTACGTGCAAATGTCGGATCtggagaagaagcagaagctaTTGGTGGAAGAACAGTTGATGTGGCACCAGTACGCAAGGGATGGGATGCAAGGGCATATTGGATTGACAAAGCTACAACATAACCCTCATTATCAACCAAACATGGGAGGTTACACTCACACTTACTGA